Genomic DNA from Peribacillus sp. FSL H8-0477:
GCTGCCACTAACAGTAACCCGCTGTTTATTCCGTTTGACAATGTCCTCATCTAGTCCGATATCACATAGAACTCCGCCGAGTCCCATTCCCCCTGCCCGAATGCGTTCAATCAACGTACCTTGAGGGGAGAATTCGATTTCTAATTCTCCGTTAGACATGAACGTTCCGGCGTTCGGATTAGACCCAATATGAGAGACAATTAGTTTTTTGGCTCGTCTATTGGAGACAAGTTTCCCAATGCCGATATCGGGAAACCCCGTGTCATTTCCTATCAAAAGTAAGTCACGACTACCCGCTTTCATGAGTACATCTACCAGTCCGCTCGGTGTTCCAATACCGCCGAATCCACCAAACATAATACTTTGTTCATCCTGAAACAATGGCAAAATATCATCAAAACTGCACACTTTACTTAATACAGCCAAATTATTACCTCCTCTATCCTAACCCGGCAGTATCTTTAAAGGCCTGTAACGTCTTTCTCCACCTATGTCCCAATTCTATGAGTTCAGCTGGGCGTATTGTAAGCGGGGGAGCGATGATAACGGCTGCTCCTGTAATGCCTTCTTCCCCAGCCGCAGCGGGATAAACGATTAACCCATGTTCCATCCCTTGTTTAATGATCTTATTGGTTACATCCATTTGAATGGGAAACGGCCTCTTCGTTTTTTTATCCATGACAAATTCTATTCCATAAAGCATTCCTTTTCCGCGAACATCGCCAATAAATGAAAATTCCTCTCCAATCTTACTCAATACATTCCCGAGAACTTTCCCTGTTTTCTCCGCTTTTTCAACCAGGTCATTTGTATCGAGATAGTCGAGCACCGCTAGTGACACGGCACAGGATAACGGATTTGCACTAAAGGTATGACCCCCCATAATGGATTTCGATCCATTCATAATCGGCTCAAGGACTTTTTCTGTCACAATTGCTGCTGCGATAGGAGAATACCCGCCGCTCATCCCTTTACCAAGCGTAACAATGTCAGGCTCTACACCCCAATGTTCTGAAGCAAGTACTTTTCCAGTCCTCCCCATTCCCGTCATCACCTCATCAGCAATGAAAAGAATGTCATATTTTTCACATATCTGTTTTAACTTTTGAAAGTACCCATCCGGTGGAACAATAGCTGCACCAGCTGCACCAATGACAGGCTCGGCTATAAACGCAGCAATGTTGTCAGCACCAATTCGGAGAATAGACACCTCTAATTCATTCGCACAAGCAAGCCCGCAAGTACCAGGTTCTAACCGCAGCGGACACCGATAACAATAGGGAGCTGGTATCGAAGGATACGATTCAAGAAGAGAGGTAAATCGCTCTCGGCGGAGTGGATGACCAGACATTGATAACGCACCTAGTGTGATGCCATGATAGCTCATCCATCTCGAGATGATTCGATTTTTTCTTGGCTGCCCTTTTTCCTGCCAATACTGAATCGCAATTTTCAATGCTGTCTCAGTCGCTTCCGATCCACTATTGACAAAGAAGCTCCATTGCAGATTGCCCTTAATTAGCTGAGCTAGTTTATCTGCAAGCTTTTCTGCCGCATCACTTGTGAATTGTGATCGATATACAAAAGAGACCTTCTCTGCCTGTTCAAGCATTGCTTGATTAATTTCTTCCACACCATGGCCGATGTTTGCTGTGACAGCCCCAGAAGATGCATCTAGATAGTCCTTACCGTCTTTGTCATATAAAAAAACGCCTTTCCCATGACTGATGACAGGATACACCGCACTCAGAACCGGTTTAATTAATGATGTGGAATTCACGTTACGCTCCAGCTCCCTTCAAAACATCCATTCTAGTAAAGTGTATGTGCCTTATAGAAGAATCTTTCATCTAAAACACTTAATATACGAATAAAATACTTCTACTGTATTCATAACGTCGTTATTCTTTCATTTATAGAAACAAACAAAATAAAAAAATACCCTATCAGTTTTGAAAGGGTATTATATGGTCCTTCGTAAATTCCTGAAAACCACTCAGAACAAAACAAAACCATCTTCCTGATGCAGAAGATGGTTTGTGTATTACAGCACGTTTATAGTTGCCTTGCCATGAAAAGCTTCAATAATTGCCCTTCCGCCAATTGGGATCGTCGCAAATGGTGATACATGTCCAAAATTAGCATTGGTAATCACGGGAATCCCCTGTAATTCTCGTTTTGTGGAAATAATTTGTTGTAATGCATATTCAGTCATCCCAGATTCCTTTTGAAAGCGTCCAATGACGACCGCTTTTATACCACGTGCACCGGGTTGATGCAGAAGAGATTGTAAATCGCGGTCAAAGGTAAATGGATGAATTTCATTATCATCCTCAATAAATAGAATACTATTATCAAGCGAAGGCATGAATTCAGTACCTTGTAATAGATTCATTGTACATAGATTACCGCCAATGATTGTCCCCTCAGCACGTCCTTCCTGTAGAACACCATAGCCATTATTAACATGAAATGTACGGTTTTCTTGATCCAGGTACCAGGAATCGTCACTCCATGTTTCACTAGGTTCAATGAGATACTCATTTTCTGTCATCGCTGCTTGTTTAAAAGAATTTAACGTATATTCAAAACCTGATTTCATTCCGAATGAAGAAAAATGCGGTCCAGAATAGGTTATTAATCCCGTTTTTTGATAAATCGCGAGTGTGATTGCCGTAATATCACTGTAACCGATTAGGAGCTTGGGATTATTTTTAATTAATTCATAATCAAGATAACCCAATAATTGATTGGCATTGTACCCTCCAATTGCGGTAAATATCGCTTTGACATTTTGATCAGCGAATGCTTCATGAATGTCAGCAATCCGATCTTCCACTGAATTGGAGAAAAAATCATCATGCTCCATTGCTGTTCTTCCATACGTAACGACAAAGCCTAGCTCTGTTAAACGTTCTTCTGCAATCCGCCTTTGCTCCCCCTTAACAATGGCTAAACTTCGTGATGGTGCAAGTACACGAATCTCATCTCCAGCTTTCAATCTTTCAGGCAGCATGTCTCTCCAGCTCCAATTTCTATATGTATTTTTACCATTCCACTATTTCCAAGTTTAGGTTATTATAGCAGAAATCAAGCAGTCAAAAAAGACACACAGATGTGATTTTTTAAAAGAAATAAAGCCAGCACATAGTAAATGGCTGGCCTTAAACCTACTATTAGTTACAGAATGAAGCACCAATGATGATTAAAAGAATGAACAATACAACGATTAAAGCAAAGCCGCCGCCGAAGCCGCCGCCGCCGTATCCGTAGCCACCGCCACAGCCGCCGCCGTATCCTCCGCCGTAACCTCCGCCGTATCCGCCGCCATATCCTCCGTACATATACTTCCACTCCTTTGTTAATATCTCACTACATCCTTACCATATGTAAACACGCCTGCATCGGACTGTGCATTCGCCCATTTTTGTAATAAGAAAAATATGCACCTCTTTAGCTAGGTAGATATTACCAAAGAACTTAATGATAAAAGTACATGTTTACATATACCTATTTTCCTTTTTAAGGTTATAATAGATGGAATAATATGTTGGGGGAAAAATGTTGCCTAAAAGAAAAAGATTACTGCCGCTCGTCTCTTTTGTCATGCTCGTATTTTTATTTAGCTTATTTCTGTTTCAAGATATGGTTGAAACATATGGTTCCAATGGAAATAAGACTGGATACGAGAAACTGCTTAACGGTAAGCCTATACGCTATTTAATTATTGGAGACAGTATTGGACGTAGTTCAGGGGCAGAAACTCCTCAACAAACATGGTTTACCATGCTTGAAAAGAAAATCAAATCGACATATGGTTCTTCTAGTAAACGTGATAAAATCGTCCAAAGTGGTTCAACTGCTTTTGAAGGTTTTTATAAATTCTCAATAAGTGATACCTCTCCTAATCAAGACTTCGTTTTCATTGTTTTTGGTGAAAATGATCGAAAATATATGTCAGCTGATCAGTTTAAGCAGCAATATGAAGGGTTAATCCGACACGTTAAAAAAACCTTTCCACGAGCTGATATCGTTACCATAACGGAAAGCTCTTTGAAAAACGACCAGTTTGCACAAGTAATAAACGTACTTTCCGCTCATTATCACACAACCCATATCGATATGAGACCTATTTTCGCTA
This window encodes:
- a CDS encoding S66 family peptidase, which translates into the protein MLPERLKAGDEIRVLAPSRSLAIVKGEQRRIAEERLTELGFVVTYGRTAMEHDDFFSNSVEDRIADIHEAFADQNVKAIFTAIGGYNANQLLGYLDYELIKNNPKLLIGYSDITAITLAIYQKTGLITYSGPHFSSFGMKSGFEYTLNSFKQAAMTENEYLIEPSETWSDDSWYLDQENRTFHVNNGYGVLQEGRAEGTIIGGNLCTMNLLQGTEFMPSLDNSILFIEDDNEIHPFTFDRDLQSLLHQPGARGIKAVVIGRFQKESGMTEYALQQIISTKRELQGIPVITNANFGHVSPFATIPIGGRAIIEAFHGKATINVL
- a CDS encoding CoA transferase subunit A: MAVLSKVCSFDDILPLFQDEQSIMFGGFGGIGTPSGLVDVLMKAGSRDLLLIGNDTGFPDIGIGKLVSNRRAKKLIVSHIGSNPNAGTFMSNGELEIEFSPQGTLIERIRAGGMGLGGVLCDIGLDEDIVKRNKQRVTVSGSEYLIEPALTADIAIVYAEKADEFGNLIYDKSARNTNPLVAMAGKITVVEAKEIVPVGELDPEAIITSGVFVDYVVQSEGVNWKWVWEPR
- a CDS encoding GDSL-type esterase/lipase family protein; this translates as MPKRKRLLPLVSFVMLVFLFSLFLFQDMVETYGSNGNKTGYEKLLNGKPIRYLIIGDSIGRSSGAETPQQTWFTMLEKKIKSTYGSSSKRDKIVQSGSTAFEGFYKFSISDTSPNQDFVFIVFGENDRKYMSADQFKQQYEGLIRHVKKTFPRADIVTITESSLKNDQFAQVINVLSAHYHTTHIDMRPIFANSGQTEKQLTKDGIHPNSAGYQLYTDSIFKALEKNASVNKQISKLPSPLGQDVDFSFKTVENPDVIDGFFKHGSYLQGEKKATSVTYHFTGTMLGLQVLRSPDGGEITVFIDGKKTAELSTWWPFARERFIYVASSLSEGPHTVRFEVSGTRSGFNESNQSVVRIAAIITNKNP
- a CDS encoding aspartate aminotransferase family protein, whose protein sequence is MNSTSLIKPVLSAVYPVISHGKGVFLYDKDGKDYLDASSGAVTANIGHGVEEINQAMLEQAEKVSFVYRSQFTSDAAEKLADKLAQLIKGNLQWSFFVNSGSEATETALKIAIQYWQEKGQPRKNRIISRWMSYHGITLGALSMSGHPLRRERFTSLLESYPSIPAPYCYRCPLRLEPGTCGLACANELEVSILRIGADNIAAFIAEPVIGAAGAAIVPPDGYFQKLKQICEKYDILFIADEVMTGMGRTGKVLASEHWGVEPDIVTLGKGMSGGYSPIAAAIVTEKVLEPIMNGSKSIMGGHTFSANPLSCAVSLAVLDYLDTNDLVEKAEKTGKVLGNVLSKIGEEFSFIGDVRGKGMLYGIEFVMDKKTKRPFPIQMDVTNKIIKQGMEHGLIVYPAAAGEEGITGAAVIIAPPLTIRPAELIELGHRWRKTLQAFKDTAGLG